The nucleotide window TCCTCATCAGTACCTTTGAATACACCCTTTGGCATTGCACCTTTACCTTCTTTAGCAATCTTAGCGATTTCCTCAGGCGTATGACTCATATTTTGTAGCGTTGGTGCTGCAGGTCCACCTTGCAGGTTTTCACCATGACATGTCAAACATGTGTTTGCTTGGGCAATCTTATAACCATCTGCTTCTTTGTCCACTTGTACAGTCTTTACGATGGCACCTTGCTTCTTAGCTGCATCCCAATCATGATGCGCAACTGATTCCCATGTTAAAAACGTGATTGACGCAATGGCAAGCAGCATAAACCCAGTCGCAACAGGTCTTTTAAATGGTCGACGCTCTGGCCCCTTATCAATAAATGGTGCGAGAAGCAATGCGCCCCCTGCAATACCAGGCATAATGAAAGCACCGATTACTGTGTACGGTCCTGCCGCATATGTGTATTTTAATAGCTGATACAAGAATAAGAAATACCAGTCAGGTAATGGTATGTATCCGGTATCCGTCGGATCTGCCATTCGCTCTAACGGTGAAGGATGCGCAACCGTTAAACATAAATATCCAATTAAAAATACTGAACCAACCATCCATTCCTTTAATAAGAAGTTTGGCCAAAACGCTTCTGTTTTGCCCGGATATTCCGAGTAATCCTTTGGAATATTCGGTTTTCGAACTGCCGGTACGCGTGAATCACCAACAAACTTCATCCCTTTGCCCCGATGCATAGTCTCCCTCCTTCATATAAACATATAAATCTCTTATAATGGTCCTGAAATACCTTGCTTACGAATAATAACAAAGTGAGCTCCCATCAAACCAAGCAAGGCGCCTGGTAAAAAGAATACATGAATTGCAAAAAAGCGTGTCAATGTTTGCGCACCAACAATTTCAGAGTGACCTGCTAAAAGCGTTTTCACATATGGGCCAATTAAAGGTGTTTGCTCTGCAATTTGCAAGCCTACTTTTGTTGCAAACAAAGCCTTCATATCCCATGGAAGCAAGTAGCCAGTAAAGCCTAATCCCATCATAACCCCAAAGATTAAAACCCCAACAATCCAGTTTAATTCACGAGGCTTTTTATATGCACCTTGGAAAAATACACGCAATGTATGTAAAAACATCATAACAATTACAAGACTTGCCCCCCAGTGATGCATACCACGAACAATTTGACCGTAAGCAACTTCATTTTGAAGATAATAAACAGATTCCCAAGCATTTTTAATATCAGGTACATAATACATTGTCAAAAACATACCTGAAAGAATTTGAATAACCGTGACGAAGAATGTAAGTCCGCCAAAGCAGTAAACGAATGCAGAAAAATGATGTGCAGGATTTACGTGCTCTGGTACCTCATGATCCGCAATGTCACGCCAAAGCGGCGTAATATCAAGGCGTTCATCGACCCAGTCATAGATTTTGTTCAACATCTACTTGGCACCTCCTGCCGGCTTCGCTTTTCCTAAGTACAATTTACCGTCTGCCACTTTAGATTCATACACATCAAGTGGCGCTAGAGGTGGTGTACCTGCAATGTTTTTACCACTCTTTTCATATCGTCCGCCATGACACGGACAATAGAATTGATTTGGGTGTGACTTGTCGCTGTTCCAGTTAACAACGCAACCTAAATGCTTACATACTGGTGATAGTGCTACGATGTCGCCGCTTTCATTTTTGTACACCCACGCAGACTTTGGTTCATCAGATTTGTACCAACCATCAACCTGCTTGACTTTAAAGTCAACACGCTTTGGTTCAGCTGTAATATCCTTTACTAATCCAACTGCTACCATATCCGAACTTTCTTCCTTTTGCAGCACCGGATCAAGCGCAAAGCGTGTCATTGGCATCAGCATGCCCGCTGCCATAAATCCCCCTACACCGGTAAGCGTGTAGTTCAAAAACTGGCGGCGTGATACCCTATGTTCTTTCTCGCTCATGAAAATTTCCCCCCTCTATCAACCCTTTAGGATAACCAATCAAAAATTTGAAAAACTAGGACACTATCATGATATAATAACAAATCTTCCAGGTCAATAACATACTACTCATAATCATAGAAACAATTATTTTATTCTGTCTTTTCCCACTTTTCTGTCAAAATTTTGTGGATATCACGCACATTAGCTTGCAATACATCACGACGTGTATGCTCTTCCAATTGATACAAAGGAATCGCAGGTAACCAAATCACAGTTTCTTGTACAGGACAAGCTTTCCATTCATAATCACTTGTAATATAAACAATATGTTTGATACCACTTTCTTTGATGCGGCTCTCCCACCGTTTTAAACGCTCTTGCTCGTCTTCTTTTTCACTCGTTAAATAAGTGAACGGAGGAAGTAATACAATGCGCCCTTTATATTCTCTTTCCATTTCAGCACTTAAACAGTCTACAAATTCACCTTGCCTAACAACTTCTTGCAAGGCTCCCTCAAGAGCAAAGGGTATAAGCGGCACCAGCGCCGTATCAATATATTCTTTCGCTGTTTCATATACTTCAATGTCTTTTGTACGCCACTTCATGTTATGCCTCCTTTAAATTCTTCCATAATCTATTAAAACATATAGCTATTACAAACAAAAAGAAAAACCCTCCGTAATAGAGGGTTTTTCTTTTTGTTTGTCACAATTTTTACATTTTTACCTATCTTTACAATTTCTTCAACTGTGCAGTAAGCTCTGCAAAAGCTGTGGCATCCTGCGTATCTAGAGCATTGTCAATTAGTTTAAGCAAGCGGCTACGTCTAAATGTTTGTATACTTTCTTCAAGAAAGCGCTCTGCCAGCAATCGATCTCTCTCATTCGTTTCCATATTTTTTGGAAGATATGGATTTTCTTCGAGAACCGCTACGTAGTTAGCATTTTGAAAAGATGACGTGAAATTGAGCTGGATATAAATGTCTTCATCTCGATTCAAACGAATATCGTGAAATGATTTTTCTGCATCTGTTGTCATAATGTTTTGCTTATAGAAGTGAAACGGCGCTTCTTTTACACAGCTGGTTGACATCACAAGACCGCGCGGACAATACTTAGCGTGCTCTACGAAATGTACCTTTCTCATCAATTGATCATGACTCATTAAATAGTTCAAGATCCATACACATTCCCTTTGCTTAAGTTGGTAATTGCTTAAAAACCATTTAACAAAATCCTTTTTTTCATTCACAGAAACAGGGGTATTCATTCGCACAGTCCCTCCTCTGCCCACTTTTTTATCAATACATTCAAGAAAAGATGTCCCGTTTCCTTCTTTGTTCTTTAAATGTTACAAATTATATAACAGCTCTTCAATATGCGTTTGAGTTGAGTCCAACTGCAGGATCTTCTCAAAAACCTCTCTCGCTTCTGCTCTCTCCCCTTCTTCCAATAAAAACAATCCATATTCCTCCAAGAAGGAAAGATTATCCTTAAAAGAAGTATATGCATCGCGATAATGTTTTAATGCATCTGAATAAAGCTCCAGCTCTTTTTCTGCACGCGCACGATCCCACGTAAGTTGCGGGTCATCTTCACCATTTTCAACTGCAATTTTAACTGCTTCAACAATTTCCTCGTGCTTATCTTGCTCTTGCAAAATGTAAATGTACTTCGACACCGCTTCCATATGTGCTGGGTCAAGCGCCAATGCTTCAAGTAGTGCCCCTTCTGCTTCTTGTATGTTTCCAAGTCTTGCTGCGGCATCTGCCAAGCGCACATGAAAATCCACAGAAAACTCATCTGTTTTTACACCTTCACGAAGTAAATCATAGCTTTCTTGCAGCATCCCCTGCTCTTCATAGCAGCGTGCTGCGTATACATACAGTGCCGTATACTGCGGATCGAGCTCTTTTAATTCCAAAAACACAGGCAATGCTCGTTCGTAATACATCGCTTGGTATAAGGTAAATGCATATCCAAACAATGTATGAATGTCCTTCTGGTCTTTTAAGCCCTCTTCATAATGTAAAATGGCTTCTTCCCAATTTCCCAAAGAACTAAGTGCTTCAGCCAAACGCAGAGAAATATTCACGTCTCCAATTTTTCTTTCCGATAGAATATGCATGTAATAAGGGACAGCTTTTACAAAATCACCGCGACTACTATAAAATTCACCTAACCCAAAATCAACAATCGGTTCATCTGGCAAGTGATGCTTAGCTGCGAGCAGTTTTGTTTCCGCCACTTCATCCAAACCTTGCGTTTGGTACAAGTCTGCTAAAAGTAGCAACGCTTGTACATATACCTCATCTTCTTCTCCAATTTCATTTAATACTTCAATCGCTTCATCTTCTCGATCAAAATCAATGTACACATCAGCTAAAAATAGCGCTATTTCGCTTTCGCCAGGATATAATATATGCAATTCTTCAGCAATCACTAATGCTTGTTCTAAAAACCCCATTGCATGATAATAGCGAGCTGCTTCATATTTTTCTTCATCCGTTCCTTTTTTCGCTATATTTTCTAAAAGGCGAAACGCCTCCTCTGTGTTTCCACTTTCCATCTGTTTCATTGCATCTTGTATCATTTCATACTCTCCTTCTCTATTATGTTTTTATTGTACTAAAAATACGCCATAAACAAAAGAATCCCCTCTTATCGAGGAGATTCTTCACTTAGTTCGTTCAATTGTTCAAAAAAGTTTGGATAGGACACCGCAACGGCTTCTGCCTGCTCAAGAATCGTTTCTCCACTTGCAATACAGGAAGCAACTGCAAGCATCATTCCGATACGATGGTCACCGTGACTATCTACAGACGCACCGCACAGTGATGATTTTCCATAAATAATCATACCATCATCCGTAGCTTCAATTCGTGCCCCCATTTTGGTTAGTTCCTTTACAACTGTATCAATACGATTTGTTTCTTTCACCTTAAGTTCAGCAGCATCTTTAATAACCGTAATACCTTCTGCTTGCGTTGCCGCGAGCGCCAGAACAGGTATTTCATCAATTAGACGCGGAATGAGTTCTCCACCAATTTCTACACCATGGAGCGCCGACGTTTCAATTGTGATGTCTCCATATGGTTCAAAGGCTTCTTCATTTATATTGGAAATGATAATATTCGCTCCCATTTGTTTCAGAACCTCAAGTATACCTGTTCTTGTTGGATTTAAACCAACTTGTTTCAATGTGAGCTTACTATTTGGCACAATAGCTCCTGCTACTAGAAAAAACGCAGCCGACGAAATATCGCCAGGAACTTGTACATGTGTAGCTCGTAACGTACCACCGCTTATTGTCGCTGTTACGCCTTCACTTTTCACTTCACACCCAAATGCAGCAAGCATTCGCTCTGTGTGATCTCTTGATTTTTCTGGTTCTGTAACTGAAGTAACCCCATCAGCTCGCAGACCTGCAAGTAGCACAGCAGATTTTACTTGCGCACTTGCTACAGGAGAATGATAAGCAATGGCTTTCGTACTACCTCCTCGGATGCTAAGCGGTGTATATTGACCATCTGCTCTACCATCAATCTTTACACCCATGGAGCGTAAAGGATCAGTGACTCTCTTCATCGGTCTGTTCCCTATAGAAGCATCTCCAATCAAAGTACAGTGAAACGGTACGTTAGCCAAAATCCCCATCATAAGTCGAATCGTTGTACCAGAATTCCCCACGTCAAGTACTTCTGCTGGCTCCTGAAGCCCCTCCAAGCCTTTCCCATAGATGGTTACTTCTTCCCCTTGTTGTTCAATTCTTACACCAAGCTTGCGAAAGCAAGAAATGGTACTTAAACAATCTTCACCAGGCAAAAATCCTGACACAGTTGTTTTACCTTCCGCAATAGAGCCGAACATCACGGCACGATGAGAAATAGATTTATCTCCAGGGATACGGAGTTCTCCTACTAAGCTTCTTTGCTGCAATTTCATACTACTCACTCCCGTTACTTACAAGCAGTTTTCTTTTTTGGCTACAACTTTTTCAAGCAGTGCGATAATCTCTTCATTTTCTTCTTCACTACCAATGGTGATACGAATACCGTTTGGCAATCCTAACCCTGCACCCGAGCGTACAATATAGCCGGCCTGCAGAAGCTCTTGAAACACTGCATTTCCGTCTCCTACTTCCATAAAGATGAAGTTTGCTTGGGAAGGATAATAGTTGATATCATGTCTCTTACAAAATTCATAATAGCGTTGTAATCCCTTTTCATTCGCCTTTACACATTGCTCAATAAATTTCTGATCCTGAAGTGCGGCTATAGCTGCAACTTGTGCGAAAGAAGATGTATTAAACGGCAATCTGCCTGCTTGCAAACGGCTGATGAAGGACGCATGCCCAACTGCATACCCCATGCGGAATGATGCCA belongs to Ectobacillus sp. JY-23 and includes:
- a CDS encoding ubiquinol-cytochrome c reductase iron-sulfur subunit gives rise to the protein MSEKEHRVSRRQFLNYTLTGVGGFMAAGMLMPMTRFALDPVLQKEESSDMVAVGLVKDITAEPKRVDFKVKQVDGWYKSDEPKSAWVYKNESGDIVALSPVCKHLGCVVNWNSDKSHPNQFYCPCHGGRYEKSGKNIAGTPPLAPLDVYESKVADGKLYLGKAKPAGGAK
- a CDS encoding ReoY family proteolytic degradation factor encodes the protein MNTPVSVNEKKDFVKWFLSNYQLKQRECVWILNYLMSHDQLMRKVHFVEHAKYCPRGLVMSTSCVKEAPFHFYKQNIMTTDAEKSFHDIRLNRDEDIYIQLNFTSSFQNANYVAVLEENPYLPKNMETNERDRLLAERFLEESIQTFRRSRLLKLIDNALDTQDATAFAELTAQLKKL
- the aroA gene encoding 3-phosphoshikimate 1-carboxyvinyltransferase — its product is MKLQQRSLVGELRIPGDKSISHRAVMFGSIAEGKTTVSGFLPGEDCLSTISCFRKLGVRIEQQGEEVTIYGKGLEGLQEPAEVLDVGNSGTTIRLMMGILANVPFHCTLIGDASIGNRPMKRVTDPLRSMGVKIDGRADGQYTPLSIRGGSTKAIAYHSPVASAQVKSAVLLAGLRADGVTSVTEPEKSRDHTERMLAAFGCEVKSEGVTATISGGTLRATHVQVPGDISSAAFFLVAGAIVPNSKLTLKQVGLNPTRTGILEVLKQMGANIIISNINEEAFEPYGDITIETSALHGVEIGGELIPRLIDEIPVLALAATQAEGITVIKDAAELKVKETNRIDTVVKELTKMGARIEATDDGMIIYGKSSLCGASVDSHGDHRIGMMLAVASCIASGETILEQAEAVAVSYPNFFEQLNELSEESPR
- the qcrB gene encoding menaquinol-cytochrome c reductase cytochrome b subunit, coding for MLNKIYDWVDERLDITPLWRDIADHEVPEHVNPAHHFSAFVYCFGGLTFFVTVIQILSGMFLTMYYVPDIKNAWESVYYLQNEVAYGQIVRGMHHWGASLVIVMMFLHTLRVFFQGAYKKPRELNWIVGVLIFGVMMGLGFTGYLLPWDMKALFATKVGLQIAEQTPLIGPYVKTLLAGHSEIVGAQTLTRFFAIHVFFLPGALLGLMGAHFVIIRKQGISGPL
- a CDS encoding DUF2487 family protein, translating into MKWRTKDIEVYETAKEYIDTALVPLIPFALEGALQEVVRQGEFVDCLSAEMEREYKGRIVLLPPFTYLTSEKEDEQERLKRWESRIKESGIKHIVYITSDYEWKACPVQETVIWLPAIPLYQLEEHTRRDVLQANVRDIHKILTEKWEKTE
- a CDS encoding menaquinol-cytochrome c reductase cytochrome b/c subunit, with product MHRGKGMKFVGDSRVPAVRKPNIPKDYSEYPGKTEAFWPNFLLKEWMVGSVFLIGYLCLTVAHPSPLERMADPTDTGYIPLPDWYFLFLYQLLKYTYAAGPYTVIGAFIMPGIAGGALLLAPFIDKGPERRPFKRPVATGFMLLAIASITFLTWESVAHHDWDAAKKQGAIVKTVQVDKEADGYKIAQANTCLTCHGENLQGGPAAPTLQNMSHTPEEIAKIAKEGKGAMPKGVFKGTDEELKKLSEYIAQYNKK
- a CDS encoding lipopolysaccharide assembly protein LapB yields the protein MIQDAMKQMESGNTEEAFRLLENIAKKGTDEEKYEAARYYHAMGFLEQALVIAEELHILYPGESEIALFLADVYIDFDREDEAIEVLNEIGEEDEVYVQALLLLADLYQTQGLDEVAETKLLAAKHHLPDEPIVDFGLGEFYSSRGDFVKAVPYYMHILSERKIGDVNISLRLAEALSSLGNWEEAILHYEEGLKDQKDIHTLFGYAFTLYQAMYYERALPVFLELKELDPQYTALYVYAARCYEEQGMLQESYDLLREGVKTDEFSVDFHVRLADAAARLGNIQEAEGALLEALALDPAHMEAVSKYIYILQEQDKHEEIVEAVKIAVENGEDDPQLTWDRARAEKELELYSDALKHYRDAYTSFKDNLSFLEEYGLFLLEEGERAEAREVFEKILQLDSTQTHIEELLYNL